A single Candoia aspera isolate rCanAsp1 chromosome 7, rCanAsp1.hap2, whole genome shotgun sequence DNA region contains:
- the NAPEPLD gene encoding N-acyl-phosphatidylethanolamine-hydrolyzing phospholipase D, translating to MDEEQPCNQNLEEEVRKRQNSSQGSRGSNSSRTSRKSFRLDYRLEEDVTKSKKGKDGRFINPWPTWKSPSFPNILKWALTEKDNSKVPSSKQDLERELPVLTPYFVQNPELVGRTGAGMRVTWLGHASLMVEMDELTFITDPIFSQRASPVQFAGPKRFRGPPCTVDELPKIDAVLISHTHYDHLDYHTVISLNARFGSELRWFVPLGLLDWMQKYGCENVIELDWWGENCVPGHDAVTFVFTPTQHWSKRTTTDDNKVLWGSWSVLGPWNRFFFAGDTGYCVAFEEIGKRFGPFDLAAIPIGAYEPRWFMKYQHVDPEEAVRIHIDVQAKKSVGIHWGTFALANEFYLDPPAKLKEALDRYGLQMEDFFVLNHGESRDLNINDDGFE from the exons ATGGATGAAGAACAGCCTTGCAATCAAAACTTGGAAGAAGAAGTAAGAAAACGTCAGAATTCAAGTCAAGGTTCTCGAGGCAGCAATTCTTCCAGGACATCTAGAAAAAGCTTCAGATTGGATTATCGGTTGGAGGAAGATGTAACAAAATCAAAGAAAGGTAAAGATGGGAGGTTTATCAACCCCTGGCCAACATGGAAATCACCATCCTTCCCAAATATTTTGAAGTGGGCTCTTACAGAAAAAGACAACAGCAAAGTCCCATCTTCAAAACAG GACCTTGAGAGAGAGCTTCCGGTGTTAACACCTTATTTTGTCCAAAACCCTGAACTAGTTGGAAGAACTGGAGCTGGTATGCGAGTAACTTGGCTTGGACATGCATCGCTGATGGTGGAAATGGATGAACTTACATTTATTACCGATCCCATCTTCAGCCAGCGGGCTTCCCCAGTACAGTTTGCAGGTCCTAAACGTTTCCGAGGTCCTCCATGTACAGTTGATGAACTGCCCAAAATAGACGCGGTGTTGATCAGCCATACCCATTATGATCATTTGGACTATCACACTGTAATAAGTTTAAATGCACGCTTTGGCAGTGAATTGAGATGGTTTGTGCCGCTGGGACTTTTAGACTGGATGCAGAAATATGGTTGTGAGAATGTAATTGAACTGGACTGGTGGGGAGAAAACTGTGTTCCTGGTCATGATGCAGTTACATTCGTTTTTACTCCTACTCAACACTGGTCCAAAAGGACTACAACAGATGACAACAAAGTTCTGTGGGGAAGCTGGTCTGTTCTGGGACCCTGGAAccgttttttttttgctggagatACTGGTTATTGTGTTGCCTTTGAGGAAATAGGAAAGCGATTTGGACCTTTTGATCTTGCAGCGATTCCCATTGGAGCATATGAACCAAG GTGGTTTATGAAATACCAACACGTGGATCCTGAAGAAGCAGTAAGGATTCACATTGATGTACAAGCAAAGAAGTCTGTGGGAATTCACTGGGGAACGTTTGCTTTAGCAAATGAG TTCTACTTAGATCCACCTGCTAAACTGAAGGAAGCTCTTGACAGATATGGATTGCAAATGGaagatttctttgttttgaacCATGGAGAATCACGAGATTTGAATATTAATGATGATGGATTtgaatag